In Prochlorococcus marinus XMU1404, the following proteins share a genomic window:
- a CDS encoding DUF6554 family protein: MQRFKQKKLILLTLGIFTPWTFITSKVNASTFGAEIFCTMRDGGNDHESSWDAAYTYIKKQRGGLFKVSPKNAAAQITETVIREREKFGYCIEYLDNLHPNRKLLRNLEKEKEAKEKEEKERVDKRKRLEKELEETNEDFTQESIDRYSY; the protein is encoded by the coding sequence ATGCAAAGATTCAAGCAGAAAAAACTAATACTTTTAACTTTAGGAATATTTACTCCTTGGACTTTTATAACATCCAAAGTAAATGCAAGTACATTTGGAGCAGAAATATTTTGTACTATGAGAGATGGTGGAAATGACCATGAAAGTAGCTGGGATGCAGCATATACATATATAAAAAAACAACGAGGAGGATTATTTAAAGTTTCACCCAAAAATGCAGCAGCGCAAATCACAGAAACAGTTATTAGAGAAAGAGAAAAGTTCGGATATTGCATTGAATATCTAGATAATCTTCATCCAAATAGAAAACTATTAAGAAATTTAGAAAAAGAAAAAGAGGCAAAAGAAAAAGAGGAAAAAGAAAGAGTTGATAAAAGAAAAAGATTAGAAAAAGAATTAGAAGAAACTAATGAAGATTTTACTCAAGAAAGCATTGATAGATATAGTTACTAA
- a CDS encoding AbrB family transcriptional regulator produces MPNINLIFYLIAGGVFGALALKTGIPAAPLAGALIGASILSISGKIDVAEWPIGTRTLLEIGIGTVIGTSLTKDSIVDLQILWKPAILITFTLVITGLTVGLWTSRLLKIDVITTILGAAPGGISGMSLVGSEYGVGAAVATLHAVRLITVLLILPLVVKCLNLFGVIKS; encoded by the coding sequence ATGCCAAACATAAATCTTATTTTTTATTTAATTGCAGGTGGGGTCTTTGGAGCTTTAGCCCTAAAAACAGGTATACCTGCGGCTCCACTTGCAGGCGCTTTGATAGGCGCAAGCATACTTAGTATCAGTGGCAAAATCGATGTAGCAGAATGGCCAATTGGTACGAGAACTTTATTAGAAATTGGAATTGGAACAGTTATTGGTACATCCTTAACTAAAGACTCAATAGTTGATCTTCAAATCTTGTGGAAACCTGCTATTTTAATAACTTTTACTTTAGTTATAACGGGATTGACAGTTGGATTATGGACAAGCAGATTACTTAAAATAGATGTAATAACAACAATTCTAGGGGCTGCTCCTGGAGGTATTAGCGGCATGAGTCTGGTAGGTTCAGAATATGGAGTAGGAGCTGCAGTAGCAACTCTGCATGCAGTAAGACTGATTACAGTACTGTTAATCCTTCCACTAGTTGTGAAATGCTTAAATTTGTTTGGAGTAATTAAATCTTAA
- a CDS encoding pyridoxal-phosphate-dependent aminotransferase family protein yields MIPGPTPVPEKVLHALCKHPIGHRSKEFQTLIESTTKNLKWLHQTQNDVLTITGSGTAAMEAGIINTLSKGDKVICGENGKFGERWVKVAQEFGLEVIKIESEWGTPLNPEEFKKVLEEDKHKEIKAVILTHSETSTGVINDLETISSYIREHNTALSIVDCVTSLGACNVPTDEWQLDIVASGSQKGYMIPPGLSFIAMSEKAWEAAEKSNLPKFYLNLKAYRKSLLSNSNPYTPAVNLVFALDEALKMMRDEGLENIFRRHNKHKLAISNAIKTLNLKLFADEKYLSPSITAINTGEIDAEEFRKIIKNKFDILLAGGQDHLKGKIFRIGHLGYINDRDIMTIISAISKVLLDLGKISAQEAGAALVMASKYLDSK; encoded by the coding sequence ATGATTCCTGGACCTACACCAGTTCCAGAAAAAGTTTTACACGCATTATGCAAGCATCCAATAGGCCATCGCAGTAAAGAATTCCAAACGCTCATAGAAAGTACCACTAAAAATTTAAAGTGGCTTCATCAAACTCAAAATGATGTTCTAACAATTACTGGGAGTGGAACTGCCGCAATGGAAGCTGGAATAATAAATACCTTAAGTAAAGGTGACAAAGTAATTTGTGGAGAAAATGGAAAATTTGGCGAAAGATGGGTAAAAGTTGCTCAGGAATTTGGATTGGAAGTAATAAAAATTGAGTCTGAGTGGGGCACTCCACTTAATCCAGAAGAATTCAAAAAAGTATTAGAAGAAGATAAACACAAAGAAATAAAGGCTGTCATTTTAACTCATTCTGAAACCTCCACAGGAGTAATTAATGATCTAGAAACTATAAGCTCATATATTCGAGAACATAACACAGCGTTATCTATTGTTGACTGCGTAACAAGTCTTGGAGCCTGTAATGTACCAACAGATGAATGGCAATTAGATATTGTTGCTTCTGGATCACAAAAGGGTTATATGATACCTCCGGGTCTTAGTTTTATCGCAATGAGCGAGAAAGCATGGGAAGCTGCTGAAAAATCTAATTTACCAAAATTTTATTTGAATTTAAAAGCCTACAGAAAAAGTCTTTTAAGTAACAGTAATCCTTATACACCAGCAGTTAATTTGGTTTTTGCTTTAGATGAAGCTTTAAAGATGATGCGAGATGAAGGCTTAGAAAACATTTTTCGCAGACATAATAAACATAAATTAGCTATTAGCAATGCAATAAAGACATTAAATCTAAAATTATTCGCTGATGAAAAATATTTAAGCCCTTCAATTACTGCAATAAACACAGGAGAAATAGATGCAGAAGAATTTAGAAAGATAATAAAAAATAAATTTGATATTTTACTGGCTGGTGGTCAAGATCACTTGAAAGGAAAAATATTTAGAATCGGTCACTTAGGTTATATAAATGATAGAGATATCATGACAATAATTTCGGCTATTAGTAAAGTTCTCCTTGATCTAGGAAAAATATCAGCTCAAGAAGCTGGTGCAGCATTAGTAATGGCATCTAAATATCTTGATTCAAAATGA
- the cbiD gene encoding cobalt-precorrin-5B (C(1))-methyltransferase CbiD, which produces MKKGFSLPLWVAGAARSALKKLLGFPFDNYELIKIPNEKKEIKIEIHSVGLIKDNSYALGISFAKSGLDLDVTQNLEIWTIVSLEKIFFDNPTQTNSINIIAGSGVGINQNTHEISISDFAKEVLYANLLDTIPDGFNLNLEIIFPNGKFLAERTSNKSFGIVDGLSIIGTSAETYSSASPDQLEEAKNKLSKLIKNDFKGKVVFVIGENGLNLAKTCKINLPTIKVGNWIGPLIVDAAIKNVQTVILFGYHGKLIKLAGGIFHTHNHLADGRIEVLVYLAVKEKIPPEIIVKLSHFNTVEDALLFLEGFDKSTAEKLFQKLSNTIETRSFEYVNRYVKTDMKIASIIFDRKRKIRWSGTNGNEYISYFQKD; this is translated from the coding sequence TTGAAAAAAGGATTTTCTTTACCTTTGTGGGTCGCAGGAGCTGCTAGATCAGCATTAAAGAAACTCTTGGGGTTTCCATTTGATAATTATGAACTAATAAAAATTCCTAATGAAAAAAAAGAAATAAAAATCGAGATACATTCTGTTGGTTTAATAAAAGATAATTCGTATGCATTAGGAATTTCTTTTGCAAAATCTGGTTTAGATCTTGACGTTACACAAAACTTAGAAATATGGACAATTGTTTCTTTAGAAAAAATCTTTTTTGATAATCCTACTCAAACAAATTCAATAAATATTATTGCAGGATCTGGTGTGGGTATTAATCAAAATACACATGAGATAAGCATTTCTGATTTTGCTAAAGAAGTTTTATATGCAAATTTATTGGATACTATTCCAGATGGTTTTAATTTGAATTTAGAAATTATTTTCCCAAATGGGAAGTTTTTAGCGGAAAGAACTAGTAACAAGTCATTTGGTATTGTAGATGGATTATCAATTATCGGAACTTCTGCTGAGACTTATTCGAGCGCTTCTCCTGATCAGTTAGAAGAGGCAAAAAATAAGCTGTCAAAGTTAATTAAAAATGATTTCAAAGGGAAAGTCGTTTTTGTTATTGGTGAAAATGGCTTAAATTTGGCAAAAACTTGTAAAATAAACTTGCCAACTATAAAAGTTGGTAACTGGATAGGACCATTAATAGTTGATGCTGCAATAAAAAATGTTCAAACAGTAATTCTTTTTGGTTATCACGGAAAATTAATTAAATTAGCAGGCGGTATATTTCATACACATAATCATTTAGCTGATGGAAGAATTGAGGTTCTTGTTTATTTAGCAGTTAAAGAAAAAATACCACCTGAAATAATAGTCAAATTATCTCACTTTAATACTGTTGAAGATGCTTTATTATTTCTTGAAGGATTTGATAAATCTACAGCTGAAAAATTATTCCAAAAATTATCAAATACAATTGAAACGCGTTCTTTTGAATATGTTAATAGGTATGTAAAAACAGATATGAAAATTGCATCAATTATTTTTGATAGAAAAAGGAAAATAAGGTGGTCGGGAACCAATGGAAATGAATATATTTCTTATTTTCAAAAAGATTAA
- the guaA gene encoding glutamine-hydrolyzing GMP synthase has translation MSQKFLNKERDPSILILDFGSQYSELIARRIREANVFSLVVSNYISIKDILDINPKGIILSGGPNSVYEEDAPKCSEQIFDLGIPILGICYGMQLMVKELGGSVTSATKKAEYGRAPINIDLESDLFSNVKDKSTMWMSHGDSINCLPDGFNKIAHTENTLHAAISDDRKKLYGVQFHPEVIHSDYGMTVIKNFVYKISGCIDDWTTETFLEETIPTIREQVGNKKVLLALSGGVDSSTLAFLLNKAVGKQLTCMFIDQGFMRKGEPEFLMNFFDKKFHIKVEYINARERFIAKLKGITDPEQKRKIIGEEFIRVFEEESNRLGPFQYLAQGTLYPDVIESAGTNIDPKTGERIAVKIKSHHNVGGLPKDLQFKLVEPLRKLFKDEVRKLGAALGLPDEIIKRHPFPGPGLAIRILGEVTNEKLDCLRDADWIVRDEIKKAELYNDIWQAFAVLLPVKTVGVMGDKRTYAWPIVLRCVSSEDGMTADWSKIPFQILERISNRIVNEVDSVNRVVYDITSKPPGTIEWE, from the coding sequence ATGAGTCAAAAATTTTTAAACAAAGAAAGAGATCCTTCAATATTAATTTTAGATTTCGGATCTCAATATTCTGAATTAATTGCAAGAAGAATCAGGGAAGCTAATGTTTTTTCTCTTGTAGTAAGTAACTATATTTCAATAAAGGATATTCTTGACATTAATCCTAAAGGTATAATTTTGAGTGGAGGACCAAATTCGGTATATGAGGAAGATGCGCCTAAGTGTAGTGAACAAATTTTTGATCTAGGTATTCCCATTCTTGGTATTTGCTATGGAATGCAATTAATGGTTAAAGAACTTGGAGGATCTGTAACTTCCGCAACTAAAAAAGCTGAGTACGGGAGAGCTCCAATAAATATAGATTTAGAAAGTGATCTCTTTTCTAACGTAAAAGATAAATCGACAATGTGGATGAGTCATGGCGATTCAATAAATTGTTTGCCTGATGGATTTAATAAAATTGCGCATACCGAGAATACACTTCATGCAGCTATCTCAGATGATAGAAAAAAATTATATGGAGTACAATTTCATCCTGAAGTTATTCATTCAGATTATGGAATGACAGTAATTAAAAATTTTGTCTACAAAATTTCTGGTTGTATAGATGATTGGACAACAGAAACCTTTTTAGAGGAGACAATTCCGACAATCAGAGAGCAAGTTGGCAATAAGAAAGTTTTGCTTGCCTTGTCAGGAGGCGTTGATTCTTCAACTCTTGCTTTTTTGCTTAATAAAGCGGTTGGGAAACAGCTTACATGCATGTTTATAGACCAAGGTTTCATGAGAAAAGGTGAACCTGAATTTTTAATGAATTTTTTTGATAAGAAATTTCATATTAAGGTTGAATATATCAATGCTAGGGAAAGGTTTATCGCTAAATTAAAAGGGATAACCGATCCCGAGCAAAAAAGGAAAATTATTGGTGAAGAATTTATAAGAGTATTTGAAGAAGAAAGTAATAGATTGGGACCTTTTCAGTACCTAGCACAAGGTACTCTTTATCCTGATGTTATTGAAAGTGCCGGTACTAACATTGATCCTAAGACAGGTGAGAGAATAGCTGTAAAAATAAAGAGTCATCACAATGTGGGGGGATTACCAAAAGATTTACAGTTTAAATTAGTAGAGCCATTACGAAAACTTTTTAAGGATGAAGTAAGAAAATTGGGAGCTGCTTTAGGCTTGCCGGATGAAATTATAAAAAGGCATCCATTCCCAGGGCCAGGGTTAGCTATAAGAATTTTAGGAGAAGTGACTAATGAAAAACTTGATTGTTTAAGAGATGCAGACTGGATAGTAAGAGACGAAATTAAAAAAGCGGAACTTTACAATGATATTTGGCAAGCTTTTGCAGTATTGTTACCGGTTAAAACTGTAGGAGTTATGGGAGATAAAAGGACTTATGCATGGCCAATAGTTCTACGTTGTGTATCTAGTGAAGATGGTATGACCGCAGACTGGTCAAAAATTCCTTTTCAAATCTTAGAAAGAATTTCGAATAGAATCGTTAATGAAGTAGATTCAGTCAATAGAGTTGTTTATGATATTACAAGCAAACCTCCAGGAACTATTGAGTGGGAATAG
- a CDS encoding PD-(D/E)XK nuclease family protein, whose translation MSEIIKLSRSTVEKYLSCPRCCVLDKKYKINPPSLPFTLNIAVDNLCKNEFDYYRGIQEPHPLLIEHGIDAVPFKHKSLEYWRSNFRGIRYKSKEHHYDFGGAVDDIWQKKNGDLIIVDVKATSRNHFDWSETFNKYEYAKAYKRQLEMYQWLFKKNGFNVAKEAYLLYFNGKKNEKLFNNQLNFDVHLIRLDCDTTWVEQKIIDTVNLLRSDTFPKPSVNCEYCNYLKRRWQLSIT comes from the coding sequence ATGAGTGAGATTATTAAATTAAGTCGATCTACTGTAGAAAAATATCTTAGCTGTCCTAGATGTTGTGTGCTTGATAAAAAATATAAAATAAATCCACCCTCATTACCTTTCACATTAAATATTGCTGTGGATAATTTATGTAAGAATGAATTTGATTATTATAGAGGCATTCAGGAGCCACATCCTTTGTTGATTGAACATGGTATTGATGCTGTCCCTTTTAAACACAAAAGTCTAGAATATTGGAGAAGTAATTTTCGAGGGATAAGGTATAAGTCAAAGGAACATCATTATGATTTCGGCGGAGCTGTAGATGATATTTGGCAGAAAAAAAATGGTGATCTTATTATTGTTGATGTAAAAGCAACATCAAGAAATCATTTTGATTGGTCAGAGACTTTTAATAAATACGAATATGCAAAAGCTTATAAGAGACAATTGGAAATGTATCAGTGGTTATTTAAAAAAAACGGTTTTAACGTTGCCAAAGAAGCTTATCTTTTATACTTTAATGGCAAGAAAAATGAAAAGCTGTTTAATAATCAATTAAATTTTGATGTACATCTAATTAGATTAGATTGTGATACAACATGGGTAGAACAAAAGATAATTGATACAGTCAATTTATTACGTTCGGATACATTCCCTAAACCATCAGTAAATTGTGAATATTGTAATTATTTGAAAAGGCGTTGGCAGTTATCGATAACTTGA
- the mrdA gene encoding penicillin-binding protein 2 encodes MQLLNYESFKEMSDENRIRLIASQPIRGRILDKSGHVLADSRVKYSLIIKPQSINKSNWEKHKLKISEFLNIDSNLIQKKYLDGLNNQKLSVTILDDLNIDQLIKFKENEDDLLSFHIATRLIRNYPYRSVAAHVIGYTQPITESEYKFLSKKGYKLNDLIGRTGIEHVYEDFIRGEWGGEMVEVNSLGKFQRSLGIKPPKQGKDIELTIDINLQLVAEEVLKDKKAGAIIVMDPRDGAIRAMASSPTFDLNFFSKDFKPAKEYNKLFNSPEKPLFNRALNAYDPGSVWKIVTALAGLESGKFPREILLETKPCITYGSQCFREHNDLGFGVIGYEDALRVSSNTFFYQVGYGVGVDEINKVSKKLGFSSLSGIEISEQENIGLVASSQWAKNGRGWGEPGRTPWVPEDIASMSIGQFVVQVTPIQIARAYAAVANGGYLVKPHLAKKDGDDFSDKTPIKIDIDPKNIQLIKSGLRKVVESGTGVSMNYGVSNLPPVSGKTGTAEDGEGGLDHAWFVCFTPSENSELLVVAFAQNTPGGGSVHALPMAREILKVWNEKK; translated from the coding sequence TTGCAACTTTTAAATTATGAATCTTTTAAAGAAATGTCAGATGAGAATAGGATTAGACTAATTGCTTCGCAACCAATACGTGGTCGAATACTCGATAAAAGTGGTCATGTTTTAGCAGATAGTAGAGTTAAATATTCCTTAATAATAAAGCCTCAATCTATTAATAAAAGCAATTGGGAAAAGCATAAATTAAAAATTTCTGAATTTTTAAATATTGATAGCAACTTAATTCAAAAAAAATATCTTGATGGCCTAAATAATCAAAAACTTTCAGTAACTATTCTTGATGATTTAAATATAGATCAATTAATTAAATTTAAGGAAAATGAAGATGATTTACTAAGTTTTCACATAGCTACGAGATTAATTAGAAATTATCCTTATCGATCAGTTGCTGCTCATGTAATTGGTTATACTCAGCCAATTACTGAATCAGAATATAAGTTTTTATCTAAAAAGGGTTATAAATTAAATGATCTGATAGGGAGAACTGGAATCGAACATGTTTACGAAGATTTTATAAGAGGTGAATGGGGTGGAGAAATGGTTGAAGTAAATTCTTTAGGTAAATTTCAAAGATCCTTGGGTATAAAACCTCCAAAACAAGGAAAAGATATTGAATTGACCATTGATATTAATTTGCAATTAGTTGCCGAGGAAGTTCTTAAAGATAAAAAAGCTGGAGCGATAATAGTTATGGATCCAAGAGATGGTGCAATAAGAGCAATGGCAAGTAGTCCAACTTTTGATTTGAATTTTTTTTCAAAGGATTTTAAGCCTGCAAAAGAATATAATAAGTTATTTAATTCTCCTGAAAAACCTCTTTTTAATAGAGCATTAAATGCTTATGATCCAGGAAGTGTTTGGAAAATCGTAACTGCTTTAGCTGGCTTGGAAAGTGGTAAATTTCCGCGTGAGATTTTGCTTGAGACAAAACCATGTATCACTTATGGGAGCCAATGTTTTAGAGAGCATAATGATTTAGGATTTGGAGTGATAGGTTATGAAGATGCTTTGAGAGTTTCAAGTAATACATTTTTTTATCAGGTCGGATATGGTGTAGGCGTTGATGAAATTAATAAGGTCTCAAAAAAGCTTGGTTTTAGTTCTTTATCTGGAATTGAAATTTCTGAACAAGAGAATATAGGATTAGTAGCTAGTAGTCAATGGGCTAAAAATGGTAGGGGATGGGGAGAGCCAGGCAGAACTCCTTGGGTTCCTGAAGATATTGCGAGTATGTCTATTGGTCAATTTGTAGTTCAAGTTACTCCTATCCAAATAGCTAGAGCATATGCTGCGGTTGCAAATGGAGGTTATTTAGTTAAACCTCATTTAGCTAAAAAAGATGGAGATGATTTTTCTGATAAAACACCTATTAAAATTGATATTGATCCTAAAAATATTCAATTGATAAAAAGTGGTCTCAGGAAAGTAGTAGAATCAGGTACAGGCGTATCAATGAATTACGGAGTATCAAATTTACCTCCAGTTTCAGGTAAAACTGGAACTGCCGAAGATGGTGAAGGTGGTTTGGATCATGCTTGGTTTGTTTGCTTTACTCCTTCTGAAAATAGTGAATTGCTTGTAGTTGCATTTGCACAAAATACTCCTGGTGGAGGCTCCGTTCATGCACTTCCTATGGCAAGAGAAATATTAAAAGTTTGGAATGAAAAAAAATGA
- a CDS encoding NAD(P)H-dependent oxidoreductase has translation MTESKDLIIISASCGKNLELSEKFLEKSIEMKVSSEILDLTTLDIPLFNPRIHSKENIPAEIKEIKKKLFAIKKWVICAPEYNGSIPPILSNFIAWLSISGDDFRNLFNGQPIAIATFSGGIGLELLTSLRIQLVHLGSQVLGRQLLSSYSKPIDTKTIEDIIQRLLQMKRLRT, from the coding sequence ATGACTGAATCAAAAGATCTAATAATCATTTCGGCTAGTTGCGGTAAAAATCTAGAACTTTCTGAAAAATTTCTAGAAAAAAGTATTGAAATGAAAGTAAGTTCTGAAATTTTGGATCTTACCACTCTTGACATTCCACTATTTAATCCACGAATTCACAGTAAAGAAAATATTCCAGCTGAAATAAAAGAAATTAAAAAAAAGCTTTTCGCGATTAAAAAATGGGTGATTTGTGCTCCTGAATATAATGGATCTATACCTCCTATTCTCTCTAACTTCATAGCGTGGCTCTCTATTTCGGGAGATGACTTTAGAAATTTATTTAATGGTCAACCAATTGCAATCGCAACATTTTCTGGCGGCATAGGCTTAGAATTACTTACTTCATTACGCATTCAACTAGTGCATTTAGGAAGCCAGGTATTAGGGAGACAACTTTTATCTTCATATAGTAAACCGATAGATACCAAAACTATTGAAGATATTATTCAAAGACTGTTACAAATGAAAAGATTAAGAACATAA
- a CDS encoding diflavin flavoprotein encodes MIEIHTSLLLKNQNLSKFEITDNFTCIRFLDHNKEKFELEFNLEKGTSFNTFLIRNNEELFIIHPPEKQYLNSFNEIIFNVFNQYKLKKINVISGHINPQIIETIKNISTQFQNTTITCSNPGYKLISELWNQRNPTLKNFVEIKLPEINIIKKELNLELDNISLELVPIPTARWPGGLIIYERNQEILISEKIFSAHIASEDWSETNRVSTEIDRKHFYDCLMAPMSNQVVSITEKIADYDIKTIAPLHGPAIEYSLKSFLNDYIRWGENLTTNNPKIALIYASAYGNTASIGDALAKGINRTSVEVESINCEFTPNDELIKSIQNADGYLIGSPTLGGHAPTPIVSALGTLLSEGNRDKPVGIFGSFGWSGEAIDLLESKLKDGGFKFSFDPIRIKFSPNKPKIKELEEIGTHFGRKIIKKAKKKPRKSDTGMITSKTDPKLQALGRVIGSLCVLTASKGKDENNIRGAMLASWVSQASFSPPGLSIAVAKDRSVESLLQIGDSFALNILSEKDFKEPLKRFTKPFSPGEDRFEGLNIKLTPNEQIIIPDSLAWLDASVKERMECGDHWVIYAEVLHGNILKSDSLTAVHHRKTGANY; translated from the coding sequence ATGATCGAAATTCATACAAGCTTACTATTAAAAAATCAAAACTTATCAAAATTTGAAATTACCGACAATTTTACTTGTATCCGATTTTTAGACCACAATAAAGAAAAATTTGAACTTGAATTTAATCTCGAAAAAGGAACCTCTTTTAACACTTTTTTAATAAGAAATAATGAAGAACTTTTTATTATTCATCCACCTGAAAAGCAATATTTAAATTCATTTAATGAGATAATCTTTAACGTTTTTAATCAATATAAATTAAAAAAAATTAACGTCATATCTGGACATATCAATCCACAAATTATTGAAACTATAAAAAATATAAGTACCCAATTTCAAAACACTACTATTACTTGCTCTAATCCAGGTTATAAACTTATTAGCGAACTTTGGAATCAAAGAAATCCTACCTTAAAAAACTTTGTTGAAATTAAATTACCTGAAATAAACATAATCAAAAAAGAACTTAATTTAGAATTAGATAACATTTCATTGGAGTTGGTTCCTATTCCAACAGCACGTTGGCCTGGGGGTTTGATAATTTATGAACGTAATCAAGAAATACTTATAAGTGAAAAAATTTTCTCGGCTCATATTGCATCTGAAGATTGGTCTGAAACAAATCGAGTTAGTACAGAAATTGATAGGAAACATTTTTATGATTGCTTAATGGCACCTATGTCTAATCAAGTAGTATCAATAACTGAAAAAATTGCAGATTACGACATTAAAACTATTGCACCGTTACACGGTCCCGCTATCGAATATAGCTTAAAGAGCTTTTTAAATGACTACATTAGATGGGGCGAAAATCTCACAACAAATAATCCTAAAATCGCTCTGATATATGCAAGTGCATATGGAAATACAGCCTCAATAGGTGATGCATTAGCTAAAGGTATAAATAGAACTTCAGTTGAAGTCGAAAGTATTAATTGTGAATTCACGCCTAATGATGAACTTATAAAATCTATCCAAAATGCCGATGGATATTTAATAGGATCTCCCACACTAGGTGGTCACGCCCCAACTCCTATAGTCAGCGCACTTGGAACATTGTTATCAGAGGGTAATAGAGATAAACCGGTAGGGATTTTTGGTAGTTTTGGCTGGAGCGGGGAAGCAATTGATTTACTTGAATCAAAACTAAAAGACGGTGGTTTTAAGTTTAGTTTTGACCCTATAAGAATTAAATTCAGTCCAAATAAACCCAAGATTAAAGAGTTAGAAGAAATAGGAACTCACTTTGGGAGAAAAATTATAAAAAAGGCAAAGAAAAAACCCAGAAAGTCAGATACAGGAATGATAACAAGCAAAACGGATCCAAAGTTACAAGCTCTTGGAAGGGTAATTGGCTCACTTTGCGTTCTAACTGCATCCAAAGGAAAAGATGAGAACAATATCAGAGGGGCTATGCTTGCATCTTGGGTTAGTCAAGCAAGTTTTTCCCCGCCTGGATTAAGTATTGCAGTAGCAAAAGATAGATCGGTAGAGTCTCTCCTTCAAATTGGAGATTCTTTTGCTTTAAATATTTTAAGTGAAAAAGATTTTAAAGAACCTTTGAAAAGATTCACTAAACCCTTTTCTCCAGGAGAAGATAGATTTGAAGGATTAAATATTAAATTAACGCCTAATGAACAGATAATTATTCCAGATTCTCTAGCATGGTTAGATGCTTCTGTAAAAGAGAGAATGGAATGTGGAGATCATTGGGTGATATACGCCGAAGTCCTTCACGGTAATATATTAAAATCCGATAGTTTAACAGCAGTGCATCACCGTAAAACTGGTGCTAACTATTAA